From Sulfurovum xiamenensis, a single genomic window includes:
- a CDS encoding ABC transporter permease, translating into MSKYPLSTVLAWLSIWRRKTRSLMVIMMIALSLTGLLGLQGLYDGMILHLINTTIRSDSGEISLYNKKYRLNKTLEYRLTPISNYIEAFSKIEAIDAYSVRLEKEGLIATAHKSLGAVLKGISLSNEQNFGELNDFITQGEYSFGEKSQKALIGSALAKKLNLNIGSRVIFTAQDATGEINAISFRISGILKTGNPTIDDQAVFVSMEKMSTFLDVHQSATQIALRVKDSESIITVQKELKKRFPAIDVLRWDELYPLLIQMQEWMNIFNLASYAIVFIVAALGIFGVMLVSVLERMREFSIMLAIGTPYRTVRNQIIMEASFLGLIGYIAGALGGWIFLLYMSTAGVDMRAFEAGLELYGYSAVMYANMHLYYFFQAFFAVFFATLLSVIWPLRKLKKIKPIQVIQGKML; encoded by the coding sequence ATGTCTAAATATCCACTGAGTACCGTACTGGCCTGGCTGAGTATTTGGAGACGTAAAACCCGTTCTTTGATGGTGATTATGATGATCGCACTGAGTCTGACTGGTCTGCTTGGACTCCAGGGACTCTATGATGGTATGATCCTCCATTTGATCAATACGACCATCCGCAGTGATTCAGGAGAGATATCTCTCTACAACAAAAAGTATAGACTGAATAAAACACTGGAGTACAGACTCACGCCTATTTCAAACTATATAGAGGCTTTTTCCAAGATAGAAGCTATAGACGCTTACTCCGTGCGTTTGGAAAAAGAAGGTCTCATCGCTACCGCACACAAGTCTCTTGGGGCAGTCCTCAAAGGCATCTCTCTTTCAAATGAACAGAATTTCGGAGAACTGAATGATTTCATCACCCAAGGGGAGTACAGTTTTGGTGAAAAGAGTCAAAAGGCATTGATCGGTTCAGCACTGGCTAAAAAACTCAATCTTAACATAGGAAGCCGTGTGATCTTCACCGCGCAAGATGCAACAGGTGAGATCAATGCTATCTCTTTTCGTATTAGTGGTATTCTCAAGACCGGTAACCCTACTATCGATGATCAGGCTGTATTTGTCTCTATGGAAAAGATGTCCACATTTCTCGATGTGCATCAAAGTGCTACTCAGATAGCGTTGCGTGTGAAAGACTCTGAGAGTATCATTACAGTACAAAAAGAGCTGAAAAAACGTTTTCCTGCCATAGATGTACTCCGATGGGATGAACTCTACCCTTTACTGATACAGATGCAGGAGTGGATGAATATCTTCAATTTGGCCTCTTATGCCATTGTCTTTATCGTCGCTGCACTGGGAATTTTTGGTGTAATGCTTGTCTCAGTTCTAGAAAGAATGCGCGAATTCAGTATTATGCTTGCCATAGGAACCCCTTACAGAACCGTTAGAAACCAGATCATTATGGAAGCCTCTTTTCTCGGGTTGATCGGTTATATAGCAGGTGCTTTGGGAGGATGGATATTCCTTTTGTATATGTCAACTGCAGGTGTGGATATGCGCGCTTTTGAAGCCGGTCTGGAACTCTATGGCTACAGTGCAGTCATGTATGCCAATATGCATCTTTACTATTTCTTTCAAGCATTCTTTGCTGTATTTTTTGCTACCCTGCTCTCAGTGATCTGGCCTCTGCGTAAACTGAAAAAGATAAAACCTATACAAGTTATACAAGGAAAAATGTTATGA
- the trxA gene encoding thioredoxin, which yields MAYIDLTTQNFNETLDNNEIVIIDFWAEWCGPCKQFAPIFERVAEKYPDITFAKVNTEEQPAISAQYGIRSIPTLMVSRDGIILLNQAGMLPEEAFDKLITHVKGLDMDQIRAEIAKDEEDDE from the coding sequence ATGGCATATATAGATTTAACAACACAAAATTTTAATGAAACACTGGACAATAATGAAATAGTCATTATCGATTTTTGGGCAGAATGGTGTGGGCCTTGTAAGCAGTTCGCCCCAATTTTTGAAAGGGTAGCAGAAAAGTATCCTGATATTACCTTTGCCAAGGTCAATACTGAGGAACAACCTGCGATATCGGCGCAGTACGGTATCCGTTCGATTCCAACACTGATGGTCAGCAGAGATGGTATCATCTTGCTCAATCAAGCAGGTATGCTCCCTGAAGAAGCCTTTGATAAACTCATCACCCACGTGAAGGGACTTGATATGGATCAAATACGTGCAGAGATAGCCAAAGATGAAGAGGATGACGAGTAA
- a CDS encoding ABC transporter ATP-binding protein, giving the protein MKLNHVYKTFYPDTPKEVKALTDINLTFEKGEFTTLSGESGSGKTTLLNIIGGLDSATSGEIFFEGEEISAYSEEKMAKLRLHDIGFIFQAYNLIHVLNVRENIGFIMKLLKFDQKEIDARIMELASILQIEDLLDKLPGEISGGQQQRVAVARAVASRPKLILADEPTANLDSKNSERLMNMLRTLNEKEHVTVIFASHDKYVLEQSKRIIVLDDGVVVEDR; this is encoded by the coding sequence ATGAAACTCAACCATGTCTACAAAACATTCTACCCTGATACCCCCAAAGAGGTCAAAGCCCTGACCGATATCAATCTTACCTTTGAAAAGGGTGAGTTCACTACCCTGAGTGGTGAGTCAGGTTCAGGAAAAACCACCCTTTTGAATATTATAGGTGGACTTGACTCTGCCACAAGCGGAGAGATATTTTTTGAAGGAGAAGAGATATCGGCTTATAGTGAAGAGAAGATGGCAAAACTGAGACTGCATGATATCGGTTTTATCTTTCAGGCCTACAATCTCATCCATGTACTCAATGTGAGAGAAAACATAGGGTTCATTATGAAACTGCTCAAGTTTGATCAAAAAGAGATCGATGCACGTATCATGGAACTGGCTTCTATATTGCAGATCGAAGACCTTCTTGACAAACTGCCCGGTGAGATAAGCGGTGGACAGCAGCAGCGTGTGGCTGTAGCACGTGCAGTTGCTTCACGTCCCAAACTGATACTCGCTGATGAACCCACAGCAAACCTTGATTCAAAGAACAGTGAACGTCTGATGAATATGCTGCGAACACTCAATGAAAAAGAGCATGTGACGGTCATCTTTGCTTCCCATGACAAGTATGTACTGGAACAGTCCAAACGTATCATAGTTCTGGATGACGGAGTTGTCGTTGAAGATCGTTAA